The following coding sequences lie in one Phyllopteryx taeniolatus isolate TA_2022b chromosome 4, UOR_Ptae_1.2, whole genome shotgun sequence genomic window:
- the tmc5 gene encoding transmembrane channel-like protein 5 isoform X2 yields MSSYSNGGLLNPAYHESETLEIDRPSRKQQHTNPYVQEEQDWWKDREETYDTEIGQSSGNDAVVRVPWGGGQEEGWRGRESIPMRLQSRHPESSVFQHDFNQSPFQINRDSPYDQFPPIRLPSASSGTMSMRCRGAGLRMSVFPSDDPRYLAFTEEAIKNEVENEEQRLVKELVGLSTRDRIKAIRDLPMSFEEKKHIRSEVLAFESGSRQFTCFADCSERASLFLRRCGYSIRSARQTSELWQGIMKEIGGKFGTSVLTYFLFLKWLLMFNIFSFLVNFGFITIPLLVYDISPNLPPNVGFRGLEILTGAGYFNYSVMYYGGYSNETLVDLVEYNMQLAYFFTIAVYMTLCGIALITSMANSFKTNYVLVDQISNSAWQLLCSWDFSIINERAVRQRKTNLRVQLKESMSEKAQRDLLTLTEKLKHIGLHLGLWLLSTSLAVGCAASIYFLCQYEHQNTTNASNRSLLQEAETLLVPFVVSLMNLVVPLFYSLFNKFEQYSSQRRQIYALLLRNVLLKMLILGVLCYYWMNVVAQKFSCWESMVGQALYRLVIFDFLFLMLGSFFGEFLSKIGIYFSPLLPAIQIVKCLILFFVKKVSLNHNCQPPRRTGRAAQMQTIFTALLFFPFFVGALSMVAYTTWRLTPSQQCGPFRGLNSTFSVVEVWIDDLQDIPGSQGAIWIYENVIRSEIVWFLGTLIILIIIYIFWQVSQGRKHLIGRLIQQIVNEGKDKSFLLEKLQNLQKSHPNKKHKQKSQKKHPKQRLDNSSTGGKFHSNNTVQALIVRQQLEQEERCLPSGMPLPSDISTSEAVVQTMKTCQRAEEYVEELYPMRRSSFTLGMPARHVGEHDGRDVYYSTAEFPDNVHDGAMAVIQARQARQKQDDDAAQQIDDLPSPFSNAMTLVMQARQRAERDEGLHWGSAPPQKPPPASSSALIQAMLARQQAQNEYDDGY; encoded by the exons ATGTCAAGTTACAGCAACGGAGGACTTCTCAACCCTGCCTACCATGAGAGCGAGACTCTGGAAATTGATAG GCCTTCCAGGAAACAACAGCACACTAACCCCTATGTCCAAGAAGAACAAGACTGGTGGAAGGACAGGGAAGAAACATATGACACCGAGATTGGTCAAAGCAGTGGTAATGATGCTGTAGTGAGAGTACCCTGGGGGGGCGGTCAGGAGGAGGGCTGGAGGGGAAGAGAAAGTATTCCTATGAGACTTCAGTCAAGACACCCAGAAAGTTCTGTATTCCAGCATGACTTCA ATCAAAGTCCATTCCAAATCAACCGTGACTCTCCTTATGATCAATTCCCACCGATCAGACTTCCTTCTGCATCATCAG GCACCATGTCTATGAGATGCAGGGGAGCTGGATTAAGGATGAGCGTGTTTCCTAGCGATGATCCTCGTTATCTAGCATTCACAGAGGAGGCCATCAAGAATGAGGTGGAAAATG AGGAGCAGAGGCTGGTCAAAGAACTTGTTGGATTGTCAACACGAGACCGAATCAAGGCCATACGGGACCTTCCGATGAGTTTTGAAGAGAAAAAACATATAAG GAGTGAAGTACTAGCATTTGAGTCTGGGTCTCGGCAGTTCACATGCTTTGCAGACTGTTCAGAGAGAGCGTCACTT TTTCTTCGCAGGTGCGGCTATAGTATCCGGTCAGCTAGACAGACCTCGGAACTGTGGCAAGGCATCATGAAAGAGATAGGTGGCAAGTTCGGCACCAGCGTGCTCACCTATTTTCTATTTCTCAAGTGGTTGCTCATGTTCAACATATTCTCCTTCCTGGTTAACTTTGGCTTCATCACCATCCCACTACTGGTTTATGATATTTCCCCCAACTTACCTCCAAATGTCGGCTTCAGAGGACTGGAGATACTAACTGGAGCT GGTTACTTCAACTACAGTGTCATGTACTACGGTGGTTACAGCAATGAAACCCTTGTGGATCTGGTGGAATACAACATGCAGCTAGCCTACTTTTTCACAATTGCCGTTTATATGACGTTGTGCGGCATTGCACTAATCACAAG CATGGCAAACTCCTTCAAGACAAACTATGTGCTTGTGGATCAAATTTCAAACAGTGCATGGCAGCTTTTGTGCAGCTGGGATTTTAGCATCATCAACGAGAGAGCAGTGAGACAGCGCAAGACCAACCTCAGAGTACAACTAAAG GAGTCGATGTCAGAGAAGGCCCAAAGAGATCTGCTCACCCTTACTGAAAAGCTCAAGCACATTGGGCTTCATCTAGGCTTGTGGCTTCTCTCCACCAGTCTGGCTGTTGGCTGTGCCGCCAGCATCTATTTTCTCTGCCAGTACGAACACCAG AACACAACAAATGCTTCAAACCGGTCACTACTTCAGGAGGCAGAGACTCTCCTGGTCCCCTTTGTGGTCTCCTTGATGAACCTGGTGGTCCCACTCTTCTATTCTCTCTTCAATAAATTTGAACAATATTCCAGTCAACGCAGGCAGATCTACGCTCTGTTGCTCAG GAATGTTTTACTCAAGATGTTGATTCTGGGTGTTTTATGCTACTACTGGATGAATGTTGTGGCTCAGAAGTTTTCG TGTTGGGAGTCCATGGTCGGACAGGCACTGTACCGCTTGGTCatctttgactttttgtttcTCATGTTGGGTTCCTTCTTTGGAGAGTTCCTCAGCAA GATTGGGATCTACTTCTCGCCACTGTTGCCTGCCATTCAGATTGTCAAGTGCCTCATCTTATTTTTCGTAAAAAAG GTCAGCCTGAATCACAACTGTCAGCCTCCACGGCGCACAGGCAGAGCAGCTCAGATGCAAACCATTTTCACCGCCCTCCTATTCTTCCCCTTCTTTGTGGGAGCCCTGTCAATGGTTGCATACACTACATGGCG ACTTACTCCCTCTCAGCAGTGTGGCCCTTTTCGGGGCCTAAACAGCACCTTCAGTGTGGTTGAAGTCTGGATTGATGATTTGCAAGACATCCCCGGTTCTCAGGGGGCCATCTGGATCTATGAAAATGTCATCAGAAGTGAAATTGTTTGGTTTCTTGGCACACTCATAATCTT AATCATCATATACATCTTCTGGCAAGTCTCTCAGGGCCGCAAGCACCTTATTGGTCGACTGATACAGCAAATTGTTAAT GAGGGGAAAGACAAGTCATTCTTGTTGGAAAAACTACAGAACCTCCAGAAATCTCATCCTAATAAGAAGCACAAACAGAAGAGTCAAAAGAAG CACCCCAAACAGCGCTTGGATAATAGTTCAACAGGTGGTAAATTCCACTCGAACAACACGGTTCAGGCTTTAATTGTTCGCCAACAACTTGAGCAAGAGGAGAGATGCCTCCCCAGTGGTATGCCACTTCCCTCAGATATCTCTACTTCTGAGGCTGTAGTGCAAACCATGAAGACCTGTCAGAGAGCTGaagagtacgtggaagaattaTACCCAATGCGCCGGTCATCCTTCACACTTGGTATGCCTGCCAGGCACGTGGGCGAGCATGATGGAAGAGATGTATACTACAGTACAGCAGAATTTCCTGACAACGTGCATGACGGAGCCATGGCTGTGATTCAGGCAAGGCAagcaagacaaaaacaagatgACGATGCAGCACAACAAATAGATGACTTGCCATCTCCGTTTTCAAATGCTATGACACTTGTCATGCAAGCAAGGCAGAGAGCAGAGAGAGATGAGGGTCTTCATTGGGGCTCTGCTCCCCCTCAAAAGCCACCTCCTGCTAGTTCCAGCGCACTCATACAAGCTATGTTAGCCCGGCAGCAAGCCCAGAATGAGTATGACGACGGCTACTAA
- the tmc5 gene encoding transmembrane channel-like protein 5 isoform X1 encodes MSSYSNGGLLNPAYHESETLEIDRPSRKQQHTNPYVQEEQDWWKDREETYDTEIGQSSGNDAVVRVPWGGGQEEGWRGRESIPMRLQSRHPESSVFQHDFNQSPFQINRDSPYDQFPPIRLPSASSGTMSMRCRGAGLRMSVFPSDDPRYLAFTEEAIKNEVENEEQRLVKELVGLSTRDRIKAIRDLPMSFEEKKHIRSEVLAFESGSRQFTCFADCSERASLFLRRCGYSIRSARQTSELWQGIMKEIGGKFGTSVLTYFLFLKWLLMFNIFSFLVNFGFITIPLLVYDISPNLPPNVGFRGLEILTGAGYFNYSVMYYGGYSNETLVDLVEYNMQLAYFFTIAVYMTLCGIALITSMANSFKTNYVLVDQISNSAWQLLCSWDFSIINERAVRQRKTNLRVQLKESMSEKAQRDLLTLTEKLKHIGLHLGLWLLSTSLAVGCAASIYFLCQYEHQNTTNASNRSLLQEAETLLVPFVVSLMNLVVPLFYSLFNKFEQYSSQRRQIYALLLRNVLLKMLILGVLCYYWMNVVAQKFSCWESMVGQALYRLVIFDFLFLMLGSFFGEFLSNLIGTKFLPRLGVPEFDVARNVLELIYAQTIVWIGIYFSPLLPAIQIVKCLILFFVKKVSLNHNCQPPRRTGRAAQMQTIFTALLFFPFFVGALSMVAYTTWRLTPSQQCGPFRGLNSTFSVVEVWIDDLQDIPGSQGAIWIYENVIRSEIVWFLGTLIILIIIYIFWQVSQGRKHLIGRLIQQIVNEGKDKSFLLEKLQNLQKSHPNKKHKQKSQKKHPKQRLDNSSTGGKFHSNNTVQALIVRQQLEQEERCLPSGMPLPSDISTSEAVVQTMKTCQRAEEYVEELYPMRRSSFTLGMPARHVGEHDGRDVYYSTAEFPDNVHDGAMAVIQARQARQKQDDDAAQQIDDLPSPFSNAMTLVMQARQRAERDEGLHWGSAPPQKPPPASSSALIQAMLARQQAQNEYDDGY; translated from the exons ATGTCAAGTTACAGCAACGGAGGACTTCTCAACCCTGCCTACCATGAGAGCGAGACTCTGGAAATTGATAG GCCTTCCAGGAAACAACAGCACACTAACCCCTATGTCCAAGAAGAACAAGACTGGTGGAAGGACAGGGAAGAAACATATGACACCGAGATTGGTCAAAGCAGTGGTAATGATGCTGTAGTGAGAGTACCCTGGGGGGGCGGTCAGGAGGAGGGCTGGAGGGGAAGAGAAAGTATTCCTATGAGACTTCAGTCAAGACACCCAGAAAGTTCTGTATTCCAGCATGACTTCA ATCAAAGTCCATTCCAAATCAACCGTGACTCTCCTTATGATCAATTCCCACCGATCAGACTTCCTTCTGCATCATCAG GCACCATGTCTATGAGATGCAGGGGAGCTGGATTAAGGATGAGCGTGTTTCCTAGCGATGATCCTCGTTATCTAGCATTCACAGAGGAGGCCATCAAGAATGAGGTGGAAAATG AGGAGCAGAGGCTGGTCAAAGAACTTGTTGGATTGTCAACACGAGACCGAATCAAGGCCATACGGGACCTTCCGATGAGTTTTGAAGAGAAAAAACATATAAG GAGTGAAGTACTAGCATTTGAGTCTGGGTCTCGGCAGTTCACATGCTTTGCAGACTGTTCAGAGAGAGCGTCACTT TTTCTTCGCAGGTGCGGCTATAGTATCCGGTCAGCTAGACAGACCTCGGAACTGTGGCAAGGCATCATGAAAGAGATAGGTGGCAAGTTCGGCACCAGCGTGCTCACCTATTTTCTATTTCTCAAGTGGTTGCTCATGTTCAACATATTCTCCTTCCTGGTTAACTTTGGCTTCATCACCATCCCACTACTGGTTTATGATATTTCCCCCAACTTACCTCCAAATGTCGGCTTCAGAGGACTGGAGATACTAACTGGAGCT GGTTACTTCAACTACAGTGTCATGTACTACGGTGGTTACAGCAATGAAACCCTTGTGGATCTGGTGGAATACAACATGCAGCTAGCCTACTTTTTCACAATTGCCGTTTATATGACGTTGTGCGGCATTGCACTAATCACAAG CATGGCAAACTCCTTCAAGACAAACTATGTGCTTGTGGATCAAATTTCAAACAGTGCATGGCAGCTTTTGTGCAGCTGGGATTTTAGCATCATCAACGAGAGAGCAGTGAGACAGCGCAAGACCAACCTCAGAGTACAACTAAAG GAGTCGATGTCAGAGAAGGCCCAAAGAGATCTGCTCACCCTTACTGAAAAGCTCAAGCACATTGGGCTTCATCTAGGCTTGTGGCTTCTCTCCACCAGTCTGGCTGTTGGCTGTGCCGCCAGCATCTATTTTCTCTGCCAGTACGAACACCAG AACACAACAAATGCTTCAAACCGGTCACTACTTCAGGAGGCAGAGACTCTCCTGGTCCCCTTTGTGGTCTCCTTGATGAACCTGGTGGTCCCACTCTTCTATTCTCTCTTCAATAAATTTGAACAATATTCCAGTCAACGCAGGCAGATCTACGCTCTGTTGCTCAG GAATGTTTTACTCAAGATGTTGATTCTGGGTGTTTTATGCTACTACTGGATGAATGTTGTGGCTCAGAAGTTTTCG TGTTGGGAGTCCATGGTCGGACAGGCACTGTACCGCTTGGTCatctttgactttttgtttcTCATGTTGGGTTCCTTCTTTGGAGAGTTCCTCAGCAA TTTGATTGGAACAAAATTCCTACCACGTCTTGGGGTTCCAGAGTTTGACGTCGCCAGAAATGTCCTTGAACTCATCTATGCGCAGACTATAGTCTG GATTGGGATCTACTTCTCGCCACTGTTGCCTGCCATTCAGATTGTCAAGTGCCTCATCTTATTTTTCGTAAAAAAG GTCAGCCTGAATCACAACTGTCAGCCTCCACGGCGCACAGGCAGAGCAGCTCAGATGCAAACCATTTTCACCGCCCTCCTATTCTTCCCCTTCTTTGTGGGAGCCCTGTCAATGGTTGCATACACTACATGGCG ACTTACTCCCTCTCAGCAGTGTGGCCCTTTTCGGGGCCTAAACAGCACCTTCAGTGTGGTTGAAGTCTGGATTGATGATTTGCAAGACATCCCCGGTTCTCAGGGGGCCATCTGGATCTATGAAAATGTCATCAGAAGTGAAATTGTTTGGTTTCTTGGCACACTCATAATCTT AATCATCATATACATCTTCTGGCAAGTCTCTCAGGGCCGCAAGCACCTTATTGGTCGACTGATACAGCAAATTGTTAAT GAGGGGAAAGACAAGTCATTCTTGTTGGAAAAACTACAGAACCTCCAGAAATCTCATCCTAATAAGAAGCACAAACAGAAGAGTCAAAAGAAG CACCCCAAACAGCGCTTGGATAATAGTTCAACAGGTGGTAAATTCCACTCGAACAACACGGTTCAGGCTTTAATTGTTCGCCAACAACTTGAGCAAGAGGAGAGATGCCTCCCCAGTGGTATGCCACTTCCCTCAGATATCTCTACTTCTGAGGCTGTAGTGCAAACCATGAAGACCTGTCAGAGAGCTGaagagtacgtggaagaattaTACCCAATGCGCCGGTCATCCTTCACACTTGGTATGCCTGCCAGGCACGTGGGCGAGCATGATGGAAGAGATGTATACTACAGTACAGCAGAATTTCCTGACAACGTGCATGACGGAGCCATGGCTGTGATTCAGGCAAGGCAagcaagacaaaaacaagatgACGATGCAGCACAACAAATAGATGACTTGCCATCTCCGTTTTCAAATGCTATGACACTTGTCATGCAAGCAAGGCAGAGAGCAGAGAGAGATGAGGGTCTTCATTGGGGCTCTGCTCCCCCTCAAAAGCCACCTCCTGCTAGTTCCAGCGCACTCATACAAGCTATGTTAGCCCGGCAGCAAGCCCAGAATGAGTATGACGACGGCTACTAA
- the tmc5 gene encoding transmembrane channel-like protein 5 isoform X3, translated as MSFEEKKHIRSEVLAFESGSRQFTCFADCSERASLFLRRCGYSIRSARQTSELWQGIMKEIGGKFGTSVLTYFLFLKWLLMFNIFSFLVNFGFITIPLLVYDISPNLPPNVGFRGLEILTGAGYFNYSVMYYGGYSNETLVDLVEYNMQLAYFFTIAVYMTLCGIALITSMANSFKTNYVLVDQISNSAWQLLCSWDFSIINERAVRQRKTNLRVQLKESMSEKAQRDLLTLTEKLKHIGLHLGLWLLSTSLAVGCAASIYFLCQYEHQNTTNASNRSLLQEAETLLVPFVVSLMNLVVPLFYSLFNKFEQYSSQRRQIYALLLRNVLLKMLILGVLCYYWMNVVAQKFSCWESMVGQALYRLVIFDFLFLMLGSFFGEFLSNLIGTKFLPRLGVPEFDVARNVLELIYAQTIVWIGIYFSPLLPAIQIVKCLILFFVKKVSLNHNCQPPRRTGRAAQMQTIFTALLFFPFFVGALSMVAYTTWRLTPSQQCGPFRGLNSTFSVVEVWIDDLQDIPGSQGAIWIYENVIRSEIVWFLGTLIILIIIYIFWQVSQGRKHLIGRLIQQIVNEGKDKSFLLEKLQNLQKSHPNKKHKQKSQKKHPKQRLDNSSTGGKFHSNNTVQALIVRQQLEQEERCLPSGMPLPSDISTSEAVVQTMKTCQRAEEYVEELYPMRRSSFTLGMPARHVGEHDGRDVYYSTAEFPDNVHDGAMAVIQARQARQKQDDDAAQQIDDLPSPFSNAMTLVMQARQRAERDEGLHWGSAPPQKPPPASSSALIQAMLARQQAQNEYDDGY; from the exons ATGAGTTTTGAAGAGAAAAAACATATAAG GAGTGAAGTACTAGCATTTGAGTCTGGGTCTCGGCAGTTCACATGCTTTGCAGACTGTTCAGAGAGAGCGTCACTT TTTCTTCGCAGGTGCGGCTATAGTATCCGGTCAGCTAGACAGACCTCGGAACTGTGGCAAGGCATCATGAAAGAGATAGGTGGCAAGTTCGGCACCAGCGTGCTCACCTATTTTCTATTTCTCAAGTGGTTGCTCATGTTCAACATATTCTCCTTCCTGGTTAACTTTGGCTTCATCACCATCCCACTACTGGTTTATGATATTTCCCCCAACTTACCTCCAAATGTCGGCTTCAGAGGACTGGAGATACTAACTGGAGCT GGTTACTTCAACTACAGTGTCATGTACTACGGTGGTTACAGCAATGAAACCCTTGTGGATCTGGTGGAATACAACATGCAGCTAGCCTACTTTTTCACAATTGCCGTTTATATGACGTTGTGCGGCATTGCACTAATCACAAG CATGGCAAACTCCTTCAAGACAAACTATGTGCTTGTGGATCAAATTTCAAACAGTGCATGGCAGCTTTTGTGCAGCTGGGATTTTAGCATCATCAACGAGAGAGCAGTGAGACAGCGCAAGACCAACCTCAGAGTACAACTAAAG GAGTCGATGTCAGAGAAGGCCCAAAGAGATCTGCTCACCCTTACTGAAAAGCTCAAGCACATTGGGCTTCATCTAGGCTTGTGGCTTCTCTCCACCAGTCTGGCTGTTGGCTGTGCCGCCAGCATCTATTTTCTCTGCCAGTACGAACACCAG AACACAACAAATGCTTCAAACCGGTCACTACTTCAGGAGGCAGAGACTCTCCTGGTCCCCTTTGTGGTCTCCTTGATGAACCTGGTGGTCCCACTCTTCTATTCTCTCTTCAATAAATTTGAACAATATTCCAGTCAACGCAGGCAGATCTACGCTCTGTTGCTCAG GAATGTTTTACTCAAGATGTTGATTCTGGGTGTTTTATGCTACTACTGGATGAATGTTGTGGCTCAGAAGTTTTCG TGTTGGGAGTCCATGGTCGGACAGGCACTGTACCGCTTGGTCatctttgactttttgtttcTCATGTTGGGTTCCTTCTTTGGAGAGTTCCTCAGCAA TTTGATTGGAACAAAATTCCTACCACGTCTTGGGGTTCCAGAGTTTGACGTCGCCAGAAATGTCCTTGAACTCATCTATGCGCAGACTATAGTCTG GATTGGGATCTACTTCTCGCCACTGTTGCCTGCCATTCAGATTGTCAAGTGCCTCATCTTATTTTTCGTAAAAAAG GTCAGCCTGAATCACAACTGTCAGCCTCCACGGCGCACAGGCAGAGCAGCTCAGATGCAAACCATTTTCACCGCCCTCCTATTCTTCCCCTTCTTTGTGGGAGCCCTGTCAATGGTTGCATACACTACATGGCG ACTTACTCCCTCTCAGCAGTGTGGCCCTTTTCGGGGCCTAAACAGCACCTTCAGTGTGGTTGAAGTCTGGATTGATGATTTGCAAGACATCCCCGGTTCTCAGGGGGCCATCTGGATCTATGAAAATGTCATCAGAAGTGAAATTGTTTGGTTTCTTGGCACACTCATAATCTT AATCATCATATACATCTTCTGGCAAGTCTCTCAGGGCCGCAAGCACCTTATTGGTCGACTGATACAGCAAATTGTTAAT GAGGGGAAAGACAAGTCATTCTTGTTGGAAAAACTACAGAACCTCCAGAAATCTCATCCTAATAAGAAGCACAAACAGAAGAGTCAAAAGAAG CACCCCAAACAGCGCTTGGATAATAGTTCAACAGGTGGTAAATTCCACTCGAACAACACGGTTCAGGCTTTAATTGTTCGCCAACAACTTGAGCAAGAGGAGAGATGCCTCCCCAGTGGTATGCCACTTCCCTCAGATATCTCTACTTCTGAGGCTGTAGTGCAAACCATGAAGACCTGTCAGAGAGCTGaagagtacgtggaagaattaTACCCAATGCGCCGGTCATCCTTCACACTTGGTATGCCTGCCAGGCACGTGGGCGAGCATGATGGAAGAGATGTATACTACAGTACAGCAGAATTTCCTGACAACGTGCATGACGGAGCCATGGCTGTGATTCAGGCAAGGCAagcaagacaaaaacaagatgACGATGCAGCACAACAAATAGATGACTTGCCATCTCCGTTTTCAAATGCTATGACACTTGTCATGCAAGCAAGGCAGAGAGCAGAGAGAGATGAGGGTCTTCATTGGGGCTCTGCTCCCCCTCAAAAGCCACCTCCTGCTAGTTCCAGCGCACTCATACAAGCTATGTTAGCCCGGCAGCAAGCCCAGAATGAGTATGACGACGGCTACTAA
- the LOC133476406 gene encoding transmembrane channel-like protein 7 — protein sequence MDVDSVFYTDRSGKVTSNPLLDQLPSYQSLLYRRKASNTGTKRRSSSRARIGSSGSGKWNVNRYDEKQNSQVEQRPIRELAKTMAEKRINKALRREEDAELSSCRQWRQNTHRYLRRLHDDVHEWLTALQLWRGDIHLIEGMFGTGILSYFSFLRFLVMLNLIIFTFMFSFVLLPIIIAPHASGNITYNQDDGSICSLYTGSARRGLVIFHEHITDLLSGGGFLEQTYLFYGYYKVDKIHFPRITYNLPLAYLLVTVAYLFLSLIWIVKRSATGFKRNLVQDEDRFQSFCNKIFAGWDFCITNGNAAKLKRSSLLYELRTDLEEERIKQKIADRTRKERCRIYLIRLILNLFVIGVLAGCFYSIYIATIFSQEAQMNEVKENFIVDLIHEYLPSIVITLANFVTPLLFSVIINYEDYSPAFEIRFTLMRCVFMRLTSIGVLLFSLWSQITKCKEEPCVCGYNHLLYSCWETRVGQEMYKLTIFDFIIILAVTIFVEFPRKLIVKYCDCGLAKWWGQQEFAIPQNVLEIVYGQTICWIGAFYSPMLPAICTIKYFFIFYIKKVSLMKNCRPATRPFRASSSNFFFLGVLLIGLCLACLPVIVSVAQINCSQACGPFVNYTTSWEVLPAAISQLPTGVQTLLFTVSSEAFAVSFFVVTCLAMFYVIALAGAHKRVIKQLREQLVMEGRDKHFLIQKLCQAQKLPAITSPGLKSQRRSSRSSPSYHTSFSNNFPEGVFLPHSPLDTSTHV from the exons ATGGATGTCGATTCAG TGTTCTACACTGATCGAAGTGGAAAAGTCACCAGTAACCCCTTGCTCGACCAGCTTCCCAGCTACCAGTCCCTCCTCTACCGCAGGAAGGCATCCAATACTGGCACCAAGCGAAGGAGCAGCTCTCGAGCTCGTATTGGCTCCTCTGGCAGTGGGAAATGGAATGTAAATAGATATGATGAGAAACAGAATAGCCAAGTGGAGCAGAGACCAATTAGAGAGCTAGCCAAGACCATGGCTGAGAAACGCATAAACAA AGCACTACGCCGAGAAGAGGATGCAGAGCTCAGCAGCTGTAGACAGTGGAGGCAAAACACCCACAGGTATCTCCGAAGGCTGCATGATGATGTCCACGAGTGGCTGACTGCCCTGCAACTTTGGAGGGGTGACATCCACCTGATAGAGG GAATGTTTGGCACAGGGATTCTGTCCTATTTTTCTTTCCTGCGCTTCCTTGTGATGCTCAACCTGATCATCTTTACCTTCATGTTCAGCTTTGTCTTGTTGCCCATCATCATTGCCCCCCACGCCTCAGGGAACATCACATACAACCAGGATGATG GTAGTATTTGCAGTTTGTATACAGGCAGTGCTCGCCGAGGTCttgtcatttttcatgagcACATCACAGACCTCTTGTCTGGCGGC GGCTTTCTTGAGCAGACCTATCTATTTTATGGCTACTACAAAGTGGACAAAATCCACTTCCCCAGGATCACCTATAATTTGCCTCTAGCCTACCTGTTGGTCACTGTAGCATACCTCTTCCTCAGTCTCATCTGGATTGTTAAAAG GTctgccactggttttaaacGTAACCTGGTTCAGGATGAAGACCGCTTCCAGAGTTTTTGCAACAAGATCTTTGCTGGTTGGGACTTCTGTATCACAAACGGGAATGCAGCAAAGCTCAAAAGGAGCAGTCTGCTTTATGAACTTAGG ACAGATTTGGAGGAAGAAAGGATCAAACAGAAAATAGCAGATCGTACCCGTAAAGAGAGATGCCGCATTTATCTCATACGCCTCATCCTCAACCTGTTCGTCATTGGTGTATTGGCCGGTTGCTTCTACAGCATTTACATTGCCACCATTTTCTCCCAGGAAGCACAAATGAATGAGGTCAAG GAGAATTTCATTGTGGATCTCATCCACGAGTATCTGCCCTCAATTGTTATCACTTTGGCCAATTTCGTCACTCCTCTCCTCTTTTCAGTCATTATCAACTATGAGGACTATTCGCCTGCTTTCGAGATCCGGTTTACTCTCATGAG GTGTGTATTCATGCGACTGACCAGCATTGGAGttttgctcttctctctctggtCTCAGATCACTAAATGTAAAGAGGAGCCATGTGTCTGCGGCTATAACCATTTGCTCTACTCA TGTTGGGAGACACGTGTTGGCCAGGAAATGTACAAACTCACCATCTTTGACTTTATAATCATTTTGGCAGTCACCATCTTTGTGGAGTTTCCCCGAAA GCTTATAGTAAAGTACTGCGACTGTGGCCTTGCTAAGTGGTGGGGTCAGCAGGAGTTTGCTATCCCTCAGAATGTTCTCGAGATCGTCTACGGCCAGACCATCTGCTGGATCGGCGCATTCTACTCCCCAATGCTGCCTGCCATCTGCACcatcaagtatttttttatcttttacatCAAAAAG GTGTCATTGATGAAAAATTGTCGTCCAGCCACCCGACCATTCAGAGCCTCAAGTTCCAACTTTTTCTTCCTGGGTGTGCTGCTGATCGGTCTGTGTTTGGCTTGCCTACCTGTTATTGTTAGTGTAGCACA GATAAACTGTTCCCAGGCGTGCGGCCCATTTGTGAACTACACCACCTCTTGGGAAGTGCTGCCAGCTGCCATATCCCAGCTACCCACTGGAGTCCAAACTCTCCTCTTCACTGTCTCCTCTGAGGCCTTTGCTGTATCCTTCTTTGTTGTTACATG TTTGGCCATGTTTTATGTGATCGCACTAGCTGGAGCACACAAGAGGGTTATTAAACAACTTCGGGAGCAGCTAGTCATG GAGGGTCGCGACAAGCATTTCCTGATCCAGAAACTGTGCCAGGCTCAGAAACTCCCCGCTATCACATCTCCCGGGTTGAAAAGTCAGCGGCGGTCCAGTAGAAGCAGCCCCAGTTACCACACCAGCTTCTCCAACAATTTTCCTGAAGGGGTGTTCCTGCCACATTCACCTCTAGACACTTCCACGCATGTGTGA